The region AAAGATGATAAGGTAATTCTCGTCCGTCAGTTTAGAAAGGCCCTTGAAGAGGTAATCTATGAGATTCCTGCGGGAAAGCTTGAAGCTGGTGAAAAGAAGGATCTAAAGGGTGCGGCCCTTCGTGAACTTGAAGAAGAGACAGGCTTTACCTGCCAGGACATCAAATTAATTTCAGCCTTTTATACGGCACCAGGATTTTGTAACGAAAAACTGTACCTTTATCTAGCAGATGATTTAATCAAGGTTGAAAATCCTCGTCCGCAAGATGATGACGAGGTATTAGAATTAGAATATTTCAGTT is a window of Streptococcaceae bacterium ESL0729 DNA encoding:
- a CDS encoding NUDIX hydrolase, producing MEFKDFEEKTIKRTDIFKGHIIDVKVDEVELPQGLGTSRRELIFHPGGVALLPITKDDKVILVRQFRKALEEVIYEIPAGKLEAGEKKDLKGAALRELEEETGFTCQDIKLISAFYTAPGFCNEKLYLYLADDLIKVENPRPQDDDEVLELEYFSLDECKELIASGQIADAKTIIAIQYWELNKK